One window from the genome of [Clostridium] celerecrescens 18A encodes:
- a CDS encoding YmfQ family protein, giving the protein MYGKNQYGLIQYAQEKNADEGQKDYYVDLARYAPPFLAEVQELKAIYETEGYAMGLLEHELSDLLDQCFISTATWGLTRWEQVYGLVTNMALSYEQRREILMAKLRGQGTTTPQMIRETAEMFSGGEIEVIEDNPNYHFIVRFIGIKGIPRNMNAFIAMLEDIKPAHFSYSFEYRYTIWNELTNQSWNSVAGITWDGIRTLKEA; this is encoded by the coding sequence ATGTATGGAAAAAATCAATATGGCCTGATTCAGTACGCCCAGGAGAAAAACGCCGATGAGGGACAAAAAGACTATTATGTGGACCTTGCGCGATATGCACCTCCCTTCCTGGCGGAGGTCCAGGAGTTGAAAGCCATTTATGAAACGGAAGGATACGCAATGGGACTTTTGGAGCATGAGCTTTCTGATCTGCTGGATCAGTGCTTCATCTCAACAGCGACCTGGGGGCTGACACGGTGGGAGCAGGTTTATGGGCTGGTGACTAATATGGCCCTTTCCTATGAGCAGCGACGAGAAATCCTCATGGCAAAGCTCCGAGGGCAGGGCACTACAACCCCTCAGATGATACGGGAGACAGCGGAGATGTTTTCGGGCGGAGAGATCGAAGTCATCGAGGATAATCCCAACTATCACTTTATCGTGCGGTTTATCGGAATCAAGGGTATTCCTCGTAATATGAATGCTTTCATTGCTATGTTAGAGGATATCAAGCCCGCCCATTTTTCCTATTCTTTTGAATATCGGTATACCATATGGAATGAGTTAACAAATCAAAGCTGGAACAGCGTGGCGGGCATCACCTGGGACGGCATACGAACTTTGAAGGAGGCATGA